A DNA window from Carnobacterium funditum DSM 5970 contains the following coding sequences:
- the sppA gene encoding signal peptide peptidase SppA yields MTTKRWTAVAIAIGLFVLSFIINDLTLKINPTGNSDNAVMETANTLLGQQVLSETVVLKGNQSERIALLEINGAILADQASTLFDTSGYNHQFFMEQLEAIKTDNSVKGVLLAINSPGGGTYESAQIKDKIDELQKVTKIPIYVSMGNVAASGGYYIAASADKIFASKETLTGSIGVIMSSLNLSELYEKIGIEDTTIKSGQFKDIGSASKKMTDEEQLILQGLVDDSYNRFIQVVTKGRNIDINEVKAISDGRIFDGVQAKKNGLIDQIGYQEDALEALKKDNQIEDAEVFQYSTGSLSFKSLLTSKVSQFVSQKNGSEKVVTELTKQLSDAQSPRMMYLYGGE; encoded by the coding sequence ATGACAACGAAGAGATGGACTGCTGTTGCTATAGCAATAGGACTTTTTGTACTATCTTTTATTATTAATGATTTAACTTTAAAAATTAATCCAACAGGCAATTCAGATAATGCAGTAATGGAGACGGCCAATACATTATTAGGACAACAAGTACTAAGTGAAACAGTCGTACTTAAAGGAAATCAAAGTGAACGTATTGCACTCCTTGAGATTAACGGAGCTATTTTAGCAGATCAAGCTTCCACTTTGTTCGATACATCAGGATACAATCATCAATTTTTCATGGAACAGTTAGAAGCAATAAAAACAGATAATTCTGTTAAAGGTGTATTGCTAGCCATTAATTCTCCTGGAGGCGGTACATATGAAAGTGCTCAAATAAAAGATAAAATAGACGAGTTGCAAAAAGTTACAAAAATTCCAATATACGTTTCAATGGGGAATGTTGCTGCTAGTGGGGGCTATTATATTGCGGCTTCTGCAGATAAAATCTTCGCATCCAAAGAAACGTTAACTGGATCAATTGGTGTGATTATGAGTAGTTTAAACCTAAGTGAACTATATGAAAAGATAGGTATTGAAGACACAACCATAAAAAGTGGTCAATTCAAAGACATTGGATCTGCAAGTAAAAAAATGACAGATGAAGAGCAACTTATTTTACAAGGCCTAGTTGACGATTCGTACAATCGTTTTATTCAGGTTGTAACTAAAGGTAGAAATATAGACATAAATGAAGTTAAAGCTATTTCTGATGGAAGAATTTTTGATGGAGTACAAGCAAAAAAAAATGGATTGATTGATCAAATTGGTTACCAAGAAGATGCTTTAGAAGCACTCAAAAAAGACAATCAAATTGAAGATGCAGAAGTTTTTCAGTACTCAACTGGTTCATTATCTTTTAAATCTCTCCTGACTTCTAAAGTAAGTCAGTTTGTCTCTCAAAAAAATGGATCAGAAAAAGTAGTTACAGAATTAACAAAGCAACTTAGTGACGCTCAATCTCCAAGAATGATGTACCTATATGGAGGTGAATAG
- the aspS gene encoding aspartate--tRNA ligase, producing the protein MAERTEYCGRITKDLLGHTVTLKGWVQKRRDLGDLIFIDLRDREGIIQVVFNPIFSKEALTIAENVRSEYVLEIKGKVVARDENVINRNIATGELEVEVEEIKVLNESKTTPFYIEDGVAVSDDKRLEYRYLDLRRPEMTKNFMLRHKMTKSVRNYLDNNEFIDIETPYLTKSTPEGARDYLVPSRVHPGHFYALPQSPQLFKQLLMGAGFDRYYQIVRCFRDEDLRGDRQPEFTQIDIETSFLKAEDIQSFTEEMLVKVMKDTKNIDIPRPFPQLSYDEAINRFGSDKPDVRFGLELIQISDLVEDSDFKVFSGAISNGGEVKAINVKGAADKFSRKNIEALGEFVSIYGAKGLAWLKVEEKELKGPIAKFFKENPQELIKRLEAEPGDLLLFVADKKSVVADALGALRSKLAKELDLIDRSVFAFLWIVDWPLLEYDEEANRYSAAHHPFTMPREEDVELLGTAPEKVQAQAYDIVLNGYELGGGSLRIHSREIQEKMFSALGFTKEEANAQFGFLLEALEYGFPPHGGIALGLDRFAMLLAGEENIREVIAFPKNGKAVDPLTKAPSLVSNEQLTDLSIKTLKTEE; encoded by the coding sequence ATGGCAGAACGGACCGAATATTGCGGAAGAATTACAAAAGATTTATTAGGCCATACAGTAACTCTAAAAGGCTGGGTTCAAAAAAGACGCGACTTAGGTGATTTAATATTTATTGATTTACGAGATCGCGAAGGGATTATTCAAGTTGTCTTTAATCCTATTTTTTCTAAAGAAGCATTGACTATTGCTGAAAATGTACGTAGTGAATATGTACTAGAAATAAAAGGGAAAGTGGTAGCACGTGATGAAAATGTTATCAATAGAAACATCGCTACTGGAGAATTAGAAGTAGAAGTTGAAGAGATAAAAGTCTTAAATGAGTCTAAAACAACTCCTTTTTATATTGAAGATGGAGTAGCTGTTTCTGATGACAAAAGACTAGAATATCGCTACTTAGATTTAAGACGGCCAGAAATGACTAAAAACTTCATGTTGCGACATAAAATGACAAAATCTGTTCGTAATTATTTAGACAATAATGAATTTATTGATATAGAAACACCTTATTTAACTAAATCAACTCCTGAAGGTGCTCGTGATTATTTAGTTCCCTCACGTGTTCATCCCGGTCATTTTTACGCATTGCCACAGTCTCCTCAATTGTTCAAACAATTGTTAATGGGTGCAGGTTTCGATCGTTATTATCAAATCGTTCGTTGTTTTAGAGATGAAGATTTACGTGGAGATCGTCAACCAGAATTTACTCAGATTGATATTGAAACAAGCTTTTTGAAAGCAGAAGACATTCAGAGTTTTACCGAAGAAATGTTAGTTAAGGTTATGAAAGACACAAAAAACATTGATATACCAAGACCTTTTCCTCAATTGAGCTACGATGAAGCGATAAACCGTTTTGGTAGCGATAAACCTGATGTCCGTTTTGGTTTAGAACTAATTCAAATCAGTGATTTAGTCGAAGATTCAGATTTTAAAGTATTTAGTGGTGCAATCTCTAACGGTGGTGAAGTTAAAGCGATTAATGTTAAAGGAGCAGCTGATAAATTTTCTCGAAAAAATATCGAGGCTTTAGGAGAATTTGTTTCTATCTACGGCGCTAAAGGCTTAGCTTGGTTAAAAGTAGAAGAAAAGGAACTCAAAGGTCCTATCGCTAAGTTCTTTAAAGAAAATCCTCAAGAATTGATTAAACGATTAGAAGCAGAACCAGGTGATTTGTTGCTATTCGTTGCTGATAAAAAATCGGTAGTAGCGGATGCACTAGGTGCACTACGTTCTAAACTAGCTAAAGAATTGGATTTGATTGATCGTTCTGTATTTGCATTCCTTTGGATTGTTGATTGGCCTTTATTAGAATATGACGAGGAAGCTAACCGTTACAGTGCTGCCCATCATCCTTTTACAATGCCCAGAGAAGAAGACGTTGAATTATTGGGAACTGCACCAGAAAAAGTTCAAGCACAAGCTTATGATATTGTTTTAAATGGCTATGAGCTAGGTGGTGGTTCGTTAAGAATTCATTCTCGTGAAATTCAAGAAAAGATGTTTTCAGCGCTAGGTTTTACAAAAGAGGAGGCAAACGCTCAATTTGGTTTCTTGTTAGAAGCATTAGAATATGGATTCCCACCTCATGGCGGAATCGCATTAGGACTGGACCGATTTGCAATGTTATTAGCTGGCGAAGAAAATATTCGTGAAGTTATCGCATTCCCAAAAAATGGTAAAGCAGTTGATCCATTGACAAAAGCTCCAAGTTTAGTGAGTAATGAGCAATTAACTGACTTGTCTATAAAAACACTTAAAACAGAAGAATAA
- the hisS gene encoding histidine--tRNA ligase → MQIQRPKGTADLLPSDSLKWQFIEETAKVILGDYQFSEIRTPIFESYDLFSRGVGETSDIVSKEMYDFYDKGKRHMSLRPEGTAPVVRAYVENKLFGPEYAKPYKVYYMGPMFRYERPQGGRMRQFHQLGVEVFGSMNPATDVETMALAIDLFNELGLQHFSLVINSLGDIESRKAYREALIAYLEPSFDELSTDSQIRLHKNPLRVLDSKNKNDQEIIKNAPSILDYLNEESKLHFEAVIEMLDVLEIPYQIDSNMVRGLDYYNHTIFEIMSDAPGFGAITTICAGGRYDGLVEEIGGPTTPGFGFALGLERLILTLEAEEIEIPNSHEVDVYVVGLGESTNVETLKLVQAIRKAGFSADRDYFDRKAKAQFKTASKLNAKAVLTIGEEELGKGEANFKVMKNNSESSVKLTEIYKDFEKVFNLKTTDMTAFNDFFNKEK, encoded by the coding sequence ATGCAAATTCAAAGACCAAAAGGAACAGCAGATTTATTGCCGTCTGATTCGTTAAAGTGGCAATTTATAGAAGAAACAGCAAAAGTAATTTTAGGAGATTATCAATTTAGCGAAATTAGGACGCCCATTTTTGAAAGTTATGATTTATTTTCACGTGGCGTAGGAGAAACAAGCGATATTGTTTCTAAAGAAATGTATGATTTTTACGATAAGGGCAAACGTCACATGTCTCTTCGTCCTGAAGGAACAGCGCCAGTTGTACGTGCATATGTTGAAAATAAGTTATTTGGACCAGAATATGCAAAACCCTATAAAGTTTATTACATGGGACCTATGTTTCGATACGAACGTCCACAAGGCGGACGGATGAGACAATTTCATCAGTTAGGCGTTGAGGTATTTGGCAGTATGAACCCAGCTACTGATGTTGAAACAATGGCCTTAGCAATAGATTTGTTTAATGAACTTGGACTGCAACACTTTTCTTTAGTCATCAATTCACTTGGAGATATAGAAAGTAGGAAGGCCTACCGCGAAGCATTAATTGCTTATCTAGAACCTTCCTTTGATGAATTAAGTACGGACTCACAAATTAGATTGCATAAAAATCCATTGCGAGTATTAGATAGCAAAAATAAAAATGATCAAGAAATCATTAAAAATGCACCTTCTATTTTGGATTACTTAAATGAAGAATCAAAGCTACACTTCGAAGCCGTCATAGAAATGTTGGACGTGTTAGAGATTCCGTATCAAATTGATAGCAATATGGTAAGAGGTTTAGATTATTATAACCATACTATTTTTGAAATCATGAGCGATGCACCCGGCTTTGGCGCAATTACAACTATTTGTGCAGGTGGTCGCTATGACGGACTTGTAGAAGAAATAGGAGGACCTACTACTCCTGGCTTTGGTTTTGCGTTAGGTTTGGAACGTTTAATCTTAACCTTAGAAGCTGAAGAAATTGAGATACCTAACTCGCATGAAGTTGACGTTTATGTTGTGGGCTTAGGTGAATCTACAAATGTAGAAACGTTAAAATTGGTACAAGCGATTCGCAAGGCTGGATTTTCTGCAGATCGAGACTACTTTGATCGGAAAGCCAAAGCACAGTTTAAAACAGCTTCTAAGTTAAATGCTAAAGCCGTTTTGACTATCGGTGAAGAAGAACTAGGTAAGGGAGAAGCTAATTTTAAAGTAATGAAAAATAATAGCGAATCAAGCGTTAAACTAACAGAAATTTATAAAGATTTTGAAAAAGTATTTAATTTAAAAACAACCGATATGACTGCATTCAATGATTTTTTTAATAAAGAAAAATAG
- a CDS encoding N-acetylmuramoyl-L-alanine amidase — protein sequence MKKIDELKQQKNLIVFLAIILFISITAFSTIVLANKNTVKVDASVVNIRTGPGLSYDIMTQVVGGEKINILTEENEWYKIRLSNDQIGWVASWLIGNTEFSAASNKLGKISVETANIRSEGNLEATILGKATKGTELTVLFQQNNWTQIQYNGQVAWVSSDLIEITAEKKSIIPTSITAKKNEDASIETVTVRSEGTNIRNGPSINDTILYKASKGDNFTYLSTKGEWYKVKNSDGKTGYVANWVVDLSGNKTAAPSANITSLAEATIVIDAGHGGEDPGAPASNYNEKQATLKTAIALSSRLKQAGVNVILTRNSDEFVSLNQRTVTSNQVSADAFISIHYDSTEIPNEVSGTTTYYYHENDKNLAETINKQLQVNNPLPNNGTRFGDYYVLRENSQPAVLLELGYLNHTVDQATIYTDSYSAFAVESIYQALNNYFSS from the coding sequence ATGAAAAAAATTGATGAATTAAAGCAACAAAAAAACTTAATTGTTTTTCTAGCCATTATTCTATTTATTAGTATAACAGCTTTTTCAACAATCGTTCTTGCTAACAAAAATACTGTTAAAGTTGATGCAAGTGTTGTAAATATACGTACCGGACCTGGATTATCCTATGACATCATGACACAAGTCGTTGGTGGCGAAAAAATAAATATTTTAACTGAAGAAAATGAATGGTATAAAATTCGATTGAGCAACGATCAAATTGGTTGGGTTGCTAGTTGGTTGATAGGAAATACGGAATTCAGTGCCGCTTCAAACAAATTAGGTAAAATTTCTGTAGAAACAGCTAATATTAGAAGCGAAGGCAATTTAGAAGCCACTATTTTAGGTAAAGCTACTAAAGGAACCGAGTTAACCGTTCTTTTCCAACAAAATAATTGGACTCAAATACAATACAATGGTCAAGTTGCATGGGTTAGTTCTGATCTAATTGAAATAACAGCAGAAAAAAAATCAATCATTCCAACTTCGATTACAGCTAAAAAAAATGAAGACGCCTCAATTGAAACAGTAACTGTTCGATCCGAAGGTACAAATATCAGAAATGGTCCATCTATAAACGACACTATTCTTTATAAAGCCTCAAAAGGAGATAATTTTACTTATCTAAGTACCAAAGGAGAATGGTATAAGGTTAAAAATAGTGATGGTAAAACTGGTTATGTTGCCAATTGGGTAGTAGATCTATCAGGAAACAAGACTGCAGCACCTTCAGCTAATATCACATCCTTAGCTGAAGCAACTATTGTCATTGATGCAGGACACGGCGGCGAAGATCCAGGAGCTCCTGCATCAAATTATAATGAAAAACAAGCTACTTTAAAGACTGCAATTGCTCTGTCCAGTCGACTTAAACAAGCTGGAGTCAATGTTATTCTAACTCGAAACTCGGATGAATTTGTTAGTTTAAATCAACGAACAGTCACCAGTAATCAAGTTTCTGCTGATGCGTTTATTAGTATTCATTATGATTCGACTGAAATACCTAATGAGGTAAGTGGAACAACCACTTATTATTATCATGAAAATGATAAAAATTTAGCCGAAACAATTAATAAGCAGCTTCAAGTCAATAACCCTTTGCCAAATAATGGCACCCGTTTTGGCGACTACTATGTTTTACGTGAAAATTCTCAACCTGCGGTACTATTGGAACTCGGTTATTTAAATCATACTGTAGACCAAGCGACTATTTATACAGATTCTTATAGTGCATTCGCTGTTGAAAGTATCTACCAAGCATTAAACAATTATTTTTCTTCCTAA
- the dtd gene encoding D-aminoacyl-tRNA deacylase has translation MRIVIQRSKKAEVKIENKSIASIEHGLVLLIGIESADTKEDVDYLVRKISTMRIFSDESDKMNLSIQDVKGDILSISQFTLHAETKKGNRPSFIQAAKPEVATPLYDSFNEGLRNNNLHVVEGLFGADMQVSLINDGPVTIVIDSKNK, from the coding sequence TTGAGAATTGTCATTCAAAGAAGTAAGAAAGCAGAAGTTAAAATTGAAAATAAATCTATCGCTAGTATTGAACACGGTTTAGTATTATTAATAGGAATTGAATCTGCCGATACGAAAGAGGATGTGGATTACCTAGTTAGAAAAATATCAACCATGCGCATCTTTTCGGATGAATCCGATAAAATGAATCTATCTATTCAAGATGTCAAAGGAGATATTTTATCTATTTCTCAATTTACTTTGCATGCAGAAACAAAAAAAGGAAACCGGCCAAGTTTTATCCAAGCGGCAAAGCCCGAAGTGGCTACTCCTTTGTACGACTCTTTCAATGAAGGATTAAGAAACAATAATCTACATGTTGTAGAAGGTCTATTTGGCGCAGATATGCAAGTTTCTTTGATAAATGATGGACCTGTGACAATCGTAATTGATAGCAAGAATAAATAA
- a CDS encoding RelA/SpoT family protein: MPKNKIYTSQEVIALTVAYMNSNHVAFVKKACDFATKAHEGQLRKSGEAYIIHPIQVAGILAELQMDPVTVATGFLHDVVEDTDITFDDISREFTPEVALLVDGVTKLGKIEFKSHEEQQAENHRKMLLAMAKDLRVIMVKLADRLHNLRTLKYHRPDKQRRIANETLEIYAPLADRLGISKVKWELEDTSLRYLNPQQYYRIVHLMNSKRDERESYISNTIQIIQDSVDELSINANIYGRPKHIYSIYIKMKDQKKQFNEIYDLLAIRVIVDSIKDCYAVLGAVHTRWKPMPGRFKDYIAMPKSNMYQSIHTTVIGPNGRPVEVQIRTEEMHQVAEYGVAAHWAYKEGISKKMENTDVGEKISWFRDILELQSESNDASDFMESVKGDILKDKVYVFTPKGDVSELPSGAGPLDFAYHIHTEIGNKTIGAKVNGKIVPLNYKLKTGDIIEILTSPNSYGPSRDWISVVSTSKAKNKIKRFFKLQDREANIIKGRESLEKQLQEMQFLPKDFLTKQNMKILLDRFNFTIEEDLYAAIGYGEVTALAVANRLTEKERRARESEKKALEIDNIEVKSKKETDKLKVRHEGGIVIQGVDNLLVRISRCCSPVPGDPIVGYITKGRGISIHRADCPNVKSAKDAENRLIEVEWEDTSSQGQEYDADLQIEGYNRSGLLNEVLQVVNTMTRNLNNVSGKVDNNRMATITLTVAIPNLNHLERIIDKIKMIPDVYNVHRISS, translated from the coding sequence ATGCCCAAAAATAAAATTTATACTTCTCAAGAAGTCATTGCTTTGACAGTTGCCTATATGAATAGCAACCATGTAGCTTTTGTCAAAAAAGCATGCGACTTTGCAACAAAAGCACATGAGGGACAGTTACGGAAATCTGGAGAAGCTTATATTATTCATCCAATCCAAGTTGCAGGCATATTAGCTGAATTACAAATGGATCCAGTAACTGTTGCAACCGGTTTTTTACACGATGTAGTTGAAGATACCGACATTACATTTGACGATATTTCTAGAGAATTCACTCCTGAAGTAGCTCTGTTAGTCGATGGAGTAACAAAATTAGGGAAAATCGAGTTCAAGTCACATGAAGAACAACAAGCAGAAAATCATCGGAAGATGTTATTAGCAATGGCAAAAGACTTGCGTGTTATCATGGTTAAGCTAGCCGATCGGTTGCATAACTTACGTACGTTAAAATACCATCGACCAGATAAACAAAGACGTATTGCTAACGAAACGCTAGAAATTTATGCACCCTTAGCTGATCGGTTAGGGATTAGCAAAGTGAAATGGGAATTAGAAGATACTTCTTTACGTTATTTAAATCCGCAGCAGTATTATCGGATTGTACATTTAATGAATTCTAAAAGAGATGAACGTGAATCATATATTTCAAATACCATTCAAATTATTCAAGATTCTGTTGATGAGTTAAGCATAAATGCAAATATTTATGGGCGACCAAAACATATTTATTCTATTTATATTAAAATGAAAGATCAAAAGAAGCAATTTAATGAAATCTATGATTTACTGGCAATACGCGTCATTGTCGATTCAATTAAAGATTGTTATGCTGTATTAGGAGCCGTTCATACGCGATGGAAACCAATGCCAGGGAGATTTAAAGACTATATTGCGATGCCAAAATCGAACATGTACCAATCTATCCATACAACAGTTATCGGACCAAACGGAAGACCTGTAGAAGTTCAAATACGAACCGAAGAAATGCACCAGGTAGCTGAGTATGGTGTCGCTGCACATTGGGCATATAAAGAAGGCATTTCTAAAAAGATGGAAAATACAGATGTAGGAGAAAAAATATCTTGGTTTAGAGATATTTTAGAATTACAAAGTGAATCCAATGATGCTAGTGACTTTATGGAAAGCGTGAAAGGTGATATTCTTAAAGATAAAGTCTATGTATTTACTCCAAAAGGTGATGTAAGTGAATTGCCTTCAGGAGCAGGACCATTAGATTTTGCTTATCATATTCATACTGAAATCGGAAATAAAACTATTGGAGCTAAGGTGAATGGTAAAATTGTTCCTCTGAACTATAAGTTGAAAACTGGAGATATTATTGAAATCTTAACTTCACCAAATTCATATGGTCCCAGCCGAGACTGGATTAGCGTAGTTTCAACCAGTAAAGCAAAAAATAAAATTAAACGTTTCTTCAAATTACAAGATCGTGAAGCAAACATTATAAAAGGACGAGAATCGCTTGAAAAACAACTTCAAGAAATGCAATTCTTGCCAAAAGATTTTTTAACAAAACAAAATATGAAAATACTTTTAGATAGGTTTAATTTTACTATTGAAGAGGACTTGTATGCTGCTATCGGTTATGGTGAAGTTACTGCACTAGCTGTTGCTAATCGATTAACGGAAAAAGAAAGACGTGCAAGAGAAAGTGAAAAGAAAGCTCTAGAAATCGATAACATCGAAGTCAAATCAAAAAAAGAAACAGATAAACTTAAAGTTCGCCACGAAGGCGGAATCGTTATCCAAGGTGTGGATAATTTACTAGTAAGGATTAGCCGTTGTTGTAGTCCTGTTCCCGGGGATCCTATCGTTGGGTACATCACTAAAGGAAGAGGAATATCTATTCATAGAGCAGATTGTCCTAACGTAAAATCTGCAAAAGATGCCGAAAATCGTTTAATTGAAGTAGAGTGGGAAGATACTTCATCACAAGGACAAGAATACGATGCGGATCTTCAAATTGAAGGATATAATCGCTCTGGATTACTCAATGAAGTATTACAAGTCGTAAACACTATGACGCGTAACTTAAACAATGTCAGTGGTAAAGTAGACAATAATCGCATGGCGACGATTACACTGACAGTTGCTATTCCTAATCTAAATCATTTAGAAAGAATTATAGATAAAATTAAAATGATTCCAGATGTCTATAACGTTCATAGAATATCGTCTTAA